The window ctttctgcttcccctcTAAACTTGGcagtattgtttttatttgtataagacTTTTCAATTTATTATAGCCAAAATTATCCCTTTTGCCTTTCAtgatgctctctagttcttctttggccttaAATTCCCCTTTCCCCACAGATTTGAAAGGGAGACTGTTGTTCTCATAATTTGCTTATggttatcaccctttatgtttgcATCTTGAACCCATTTTAAacttatcttagtatagggtgCTATTACTagacctattttagaaaaagaaattaaacaggcCATAAATGAACTTCTAGGAAAAACAAAGCGAAACAAAACACCTGGTATTGATGGATTTATAAGAGAATTTTATCCACCATTCAAAATTAActaattctaatattaaataaattgtttggAACAATAGGCAAAGTGGGGATCCTAGTAACctattaagaaaggaaaaaagatatggTTATCAAATCCACAAATTgtaaaaacagaggaagaaaaatatagactAATTTCATTATTGATTATGGAGGTAAAAATACTAAACATTAGCTAAAAATTATAACAGTATATTAGAAAGATTATACTTTATGACCAAGTGGGTTTTATATCAGAAAGACAGGGAGGATGTTTTAACCTGAAGAATATTATTAGCATAGttgattatataaataataaaaatttaaaattatcatgTGATCACCCAATTCTCTCTGTAGATGACATAAAATATGGGATTTGAAAGGATTGAGAAAGGAGTAAGGTCATTATCGCTGGAGAAATCAAAAGGAGGCGACCCTCTCTGGAAGAAGGAGGAAGCAAGGCAGTGGAGTCAGGGGCGGATTGCAACGCGGCCTTCGCCGCTCCAGCACACGTCCTTCCCTTGGAGAAAGAGCTGAATACTGAGTCCTGGCAGCCAAGCGCAGTTGTCGCAGGACCCGGAGGAGGTCCGGCCGGATGGCAACACTCTGGGCCCCCACTCTCCGGAGGAGAGAAGTGGGGGTCGGTGGGACTCGCGCCCCAGGCGCCGGAAATAATTTAAACCGGCGTcccagagggaggaggaaaaggaaggagggaacaaCAGGTCCCTGCGCTCCAAGCTCAGGATTAGCTGGGCCTTGAATTTgcgagaggaagaagaggaagccCGCTCTCCTCCCCCCTGTTCCTGCGCCCCAAAAGCGATACCAGCGGGGACGGTAAAGTTTAGGTGCTACACCTGGGAACGGCCAAAGTAGGACGGGCAGGAACtcatggggggagggaggcagcgCCGGGGCCAGGCACAGGAGCAGCACTAGCGGGGACGGCACAGTGCGCGAGTAGAAGCGCTTACTGGGGACCAGGGCCCGCCAGCGGGTAGCGTCTGCCCTGGTCAAATATGCAGTTGGAGGGATGGACGAGGACACGCTCCTCGCCGAACACGCCCGCATCGCCCAGGCGCTGGTGGTAAAGTCCCGGCTGTCTCCCCCGGGTCCCCAGGCAAGGAGGTGTGGGGAGAGGAGAACTGGTGCCGAGGGCCCAGTGCCCACCCCGGGCAGGGAGGCTGCCATCTGTGGCGGAACCCGGCGCCCAGCGGACCGTGCCCACTGCCCGGAGCAGACCTGCGGCCCCTCCAGCCCCGTCTTATGGGAAAGAggctggagaaaaagaaagaaggaggaggctGGAGATTGGAATATGTTCGGCAGCTGCTCAGGCTGAAGAAGCGAATTAAAGGACAATTACTGGAGTAGAAGGCAGGGGGGGAAGCAAGTAAAGTGAGTCCCGCGGGGGAATGTGCAGCAGATGGCGGGATTCAAAGTTtgaagatctagaaagaaaataggagaaatgaAGGTTGAGTTAGAAGCAAAACCTCTCGCTTTACAAAGGATCCGGGTGACTCCCGCCCTGgagaaaaaactaggaaaaggGGATGGTGATTTTGAATCAATCTTGgcaattatgaaaaacattttaactgTTAATGGTTTAATCCTCAAACCCAGCAGCTAATTCGGGACTTGGAGGAGAAAATCCTGGAAgttaagaagaaaagattaatgtttaaaaaaaaaaaaaaaaaacctagagaagaaaagggacTAGAAATGAAGGCcgataataaaagcaaaaaaggtgaaTTAAGCCTCCTGAGCAATAGTCCCTTGCtaattaaaatgaaggaaaagctaCAGAAGGAGATAGACACAACTATCATCATTCAAAATGTTTCTCTGATAAGTCTTGAGATGATGATACCATGAAAGAATTTAGTCACCGAATATGGAACAAGCCAAAGACCATAAATCCCAACCTTTACTACCACCCCCTTCTTCAAATGAATCGGAATCCCAAATCTTCCACATTGTAATGGCGTTTCCTAGACATCTCCAGCAGGATGTTGGTGATAGCAAACAGGAGGAGACAAAGGATGATCCCAGCACTTGCCAAACAATTGTCTGTCCTCTGTGGTGAAATGGCAAAGAAACAGTCACCCTTTTATCTGCAGTCTCTTCTGCTGCCAGCTTTGATACCAGACTTGCTTTGGACAAAGACCTGCCACATCTTCCAGGGCCCACAAATTGGGCTGTTCTTTGTGAGACCAATGAGGCCATAAAATCTTTACTCCACAAAATCCTCTGCTAAGGGGCTTCTCTTTGGAAATGGGAAGGATTCTTCTTTATCTTCATCCAGATATTTAGGATTGCCAGTGAGCTAAGGATCTTCTTTCCGTAATTGCCCAGAACTTTCAGTTGTTATTACAGGGCAAAGTTTCTTCCAACAGCTTCACCTGCATGTTTCCCCAAACCTCTTTCTGGGAAGTCCAAACTTTCACAGGGGAAAAGCAATCTGCCAGTGGTCATTTCTCTAGGATGTATGGAGCTCTTAATTGGGACAAAGACATTGAGACCCAGGCAACTCTAAGAAATTGACGAAATGAATCCATTAGAACTATATCTAAAGAAGTCTATTATAAAGTGCACTTGGAGGAAGTGAGCACTGGGTGTAAATTCAAAGGAGCCTTTAATACCTGGCCAGCCGGCTCCTAATGCTTCTGCTGCAGGACTCCCCTCCTTGCTTCCACCCAAGGTGGGGCTTAGAATAGAAAtttgattgattttaaaaagcagtttgtgtttgtgtgtatgccTTATGTTGTCTTCTGTGTTTCTCTTAgatgaattacaaaggaaaagatttggctatttgggattaaaaaaaaaaaaaagaaagaagaaatcaaatggaGGCTCAAAGATTTCTTCCAGgatattttataggaaatagttgtgtgtgtgtgtgtgtgtgtgtgtgtgtgtgtttcttcttcctctactctTCAGGACAGGAACAGTGACCATTTTTTGTGTAAGTTTCTCTGTGGGCTGTTGACACATGAGCCCCTCCACTGAGGTCCTTAGAGAAAGGAACATCCAGTAAATTATGTAGATCCAAAGTCTGGAattagatctgagttcaaatccagcctcagatgcttcctgGTTTTGggagcctgagcaagtcattgaacctctgcctgcctctgtttcctcaagtgtaaaatggatatGTGGAGAACACATCCCTCCAGTTGCATTGTGAGGAGtacatgggattttttttttcttggcagagacaattggggttaagtgacttgcccagaatcacacagctaggaagtgttaagtgtctgagatcacatttgaactcaggtgctcctgacttcagggctactgctctatccagtgtgccaccttTCAGCCCCTAAATGCAATGTTTTGAAGGGCAGTTCCTGGTATATAGTCTTCTTGTTCAGTCATATGaccctatctggggttttctggACAAAGATGCTTGAGAGCTTTGGCATTTCTTTTGatagttcattttatacatgaggaaattcaggcagaATTGAGTGACTTGTAGCAGAGTTACTCTGTAGCAGGGTTATACAGCTACATTCTCAGACTAGATGTGACCTCAGTTCTTCCCATTCCAGGCCTTGGAATTCTGTCCTTTTTCGATATCCAGCTGCCTGGTATACAAcaggcatctaataaatgttcattgccTAGAGTTCACATCTTAGGTATCCACATTAAATAATGGAAGGAGAATCCTGATTTTCCTCCCAGAGAGGGGGGAGCTGCTACTAGGCCTGGGGCAGGGGGCTGCTTTCCAGGGCTGCTGTGTCTGAACATCTTCTTAGGCTCAGAGTGTAGTCTCTGCGCTGCTGGTGTGGGGAGTGTTTGTTGTCCCACCTCCTAATTCCTGCTCATCCCCAAGGGCCCTCTGGAGCACCTCCCTGAGAGGCTCCCTCCTCCTATTTCCTAGTCTGCCCACGAAGAAGTAAATGAGGGGATTCACACTGCTGTTCACACAGGCCAGGAGGTCATAGAGCCAAACACGCAGGAGGCCTACCTTGGAGTAAAAAGGCATGAAATCCCCAACCCCCCAGGGCAGGCCGCAGAGCAGGAACACGAGGACCGTGAGGAGCACTAGGAGGTAGAGATTGGGGGGCCGCCGGCGCAAGGACCTGCACTGGACCCTCAGCAGCAGAGTCAGGCTGGACACGCACAGGACGCAGGTGAGGAGGAGGAGCCACGAACCCAGGATGGTGATGAAGACCACAAAGTTATgaacccaaagaaaaaaagatagtggCCAGACCATCCCGGCCAGAGCCCAGATCCCGGCGCAGACCGCGGCCGACGTGTGCTTGGGGCGGCGACATCGGTACCAGAGGGGGAAGAGCGCGGAGAGACAGCGCTCGGTGCTGATCGCGGCCAGGAGGCTCAGGCCCGCAGTGTAGGACATGTATGACAGGAATGACAGAATTTTCCATGTTACAGCGGAATCATATATCAAAAGTGTAAGTGTGGAtctaagaaagaagaaacaaaggaagaggGCGTCGGCCCCCGCCAGGTTGAGGATGTAGACAGAGAAGGGGTTCCTCCGGATGCGGAAGCCCAGAAGCCACAGGACAGCGCCGTTCCCCACCAACCCAAACAGGGCAATGAGCAGAGAGAGGAGGTCCAGCCAGTAATATAACTTAAGGCTTCCAGAAGAACTACCACCTTCACTATTCTGCGTTGAATTGTCAGAACCATATCCTGGATATTCAGGTGTGAGGGACACCGTCATGTTGGGTGGTCCGCGCTCCATGGAGCCGGGCTCCTCTCCGACACCCTGGGggacacagagacatagaaaaacATCAGGGAGTTTCCCGGCCATTAATGCCTCTATCTTCAAGTCTCCTCTCCTTCACTGCCTCTTTCTAGGATGACCCTAGGAGGCGCCACAGTGCATAGAGGTATGAGTctaggaaaaaattaattataatcttGTCTTGGAAACTTACTAGtgagaaaaatcattatttaacCCATATTAATGACTAATTCAATTAGGGTTaagattttctcttcctatttcctcCTTCAGAAACCAGTCCCTTGTAGGTTATTCCTCGGTCTCTAAAGGACATTGCTGATGCATGAATTTGCTCCAATCCTTGAGGTATATGAGTTTTCATCACTAAAGAGAAGCTTATGTAGATATTATTACCTGATTATTGTTCGTGGTTTATTGACTGTGGAGAAATGGATGCCTTTGTCCAGGTACCTGGAGTCAGGTAAAGTTCCTCAGTTCCTCAGCAGTTGGAGAAGAAGGCTCTTGCCCAGCTCCTGGTCCACCCCCTCAGGAATTGTTGGTTTCCACCTTCAGATGTAGCCTCCGTTCTAAAGGCTTTAGAA of the Sarcophilus harrisii chromosome 6, mSarHar1.11, whole genome shotgun sequence genome contains:
- the LOC100932478 gene encoding mas-related G-protein coupled receptor member A-like, producing MAGKLPDVFLCLCVPQGVGEEPGSMERGPPNMTVSLTPEYPGYGSDNSTQNSEGGSSSGSLKLYYWLDLLSLLIALFGLVGNGAVLWLLGFRIRRNPFSVYILNLAGADALFLCFFFLRSTLTLLIYDSAVTWKILSFLSYMSYTAGLSLLAAISTERCLSALFPLWYRCRRPKHTSAAVCAGIWALAGMVWPLSFFLWVHNFVVFITILGSWLLLLTCVLCVSSLTLLLRVQCRSLRRRPPNLYLLVLLTVLVFLLCGLPWGVGDFMPFYSKVGLLRVWLYDLLACVNSSVNPLIYFFVGRLGNRRREPLREVLQRALGDEQELGGGTTNTPHTSSAETTL